The nucleotide window TTTCAACCAAAGAAAGATGCCAAGATTGTGACTGATGAGACAGCTACTAGTATCTCAACTTCTTCTGTGGATGATGCAGCAGTTATTCAAGCATTGATCACCAGGCTGGAGGAGTGTAGAAAGACCCTGCCAGCAGGGTTTAAGTTGAAACCAATTCAGTTTGAGAAGGTCAATCTCTTTCCTTGGTCCTTTGATATGTCTTTTAaggctttttttttgggtgaaagCTCATTTTTAGCTTGCAACttataatttgaaaattgtgtcttccattttttttttttgaattagatTTTTGAGCTGTTTGTTGATGTGGGAAAATCTCATAGTTGAAATGAAATTTGGGAGCCACATATAAATGTCCAAGAGGATGATCAACTTTTTGAATatggggatttttttttctatgtatTCACAGGATGATGATACAAATTTCCACATGGATGTGATTGCTGGGCTTGCCAACATGAGGGCAAGGAACTACAGCATTCCTGAAGTTGACAAGCTGAAGGCCAAGTTCATTGCTGGAAGGATCATCCCTGCGATTGCAACATCCACAGCTATGGCGACAGGTCTTGTGTGCCTGGAGCTGTATAAGGTTCTGGATGGTGGGCATAAGCTGGAGGATTATCGAAACACATTTGCCAATCTAGCCCTGCCGCTGTTTTCCATGGCTGAGCCCGTCCCACCAAAGGTGATCAAACATCGTGACATGAGCTGGACTGTTTGGGACAGGTGGATTATACGAGATAATCCCACTTTGAGGGGACTTATCCAATGGCTGAAGGATAAGGGGTTGAATGCCTATAGCATCTCTTGCGGAAGTTCCCTGCTCTATAATAGTATGTTCCCTCGGCACAAGGAGCGAATGGACAGGAAGGTGGTGGATCTGGCTGTGGAAGTGGCTAAGGTTGAGTTGCCTCCATATCGTCAGCACTTTGATGTTGTCGTTGCATGTGAGGATGACGAAGATAATGATATTGACATCCCTCTGATATCCATTTACTTCCGttagtcctttttttttttttgggcttcCTTGGATCCCTTGCTGTTAGACCATGATTTAAAGAAGAGATTTTCTCTCGGCTAGTTATAGTTGATTCCTTTGTTGTATGCAAAGGTGATATATTGCACAACATTGTGACATGTCTTGTATAAGTTCACACTGAGAATGCATTAACTTGGCATTTGTTGGCTGCGTTGTTGCATGGGTTGATATTTTTCAGTTCCTTTTTACATTGGCAGTCCCATTAGTTCTCAGGAAGGCGTTGGATCTGCCTGTGGAAGGCAACTACTTGTAGCTCGCCAGTCGTGAAGTTGGAACTTCCTCTAGGCTTATATGTAATAATTATATAGGCATGGTTCCGTGTGGTGTGTGCGTGTTTGTGTTCATTTCAATCCAGTGGGGTTTTAACCATGAGAAGTGCTATGCGTCTCCATATATCATCCTACATAAGCGGCTCAACAAATCATATCTATTGGTATTCTGCTTCTGTTGGCCGCGGTATCTTCCTGTATTTCATGTTTTCTTTATGGTATTTGTACTTACTAATATATTTAGTCAATACATCTGCTTCATGGTTTAGGTCTATCTTCTCGGATGCTTTTGCACTTTCTTCGTCTTGTATCATATATCGTAGCTCAAAAAGAGTGTAAAACCCAAGAGACGCAGATAAcagtaacaactaacaagacATTTATTGtgccataaaataaaaaaaaattaaaaaaacccaGCCATTTATCTATGacaaaagagtatttttcatccctcaactattgatcaggtttcattttcgtcccttagctttttttttccctttttcgtcccccaactatgggaaagtaccttgtttatccctcgaataaatccgaccattgaaaaatcttacatggcatcatattgttcgtcagatcaggtttttcccaacttcaatctcacttaaaaggacaaaaatgatacttttcaatagttgagggacgcaaatgggagaaaaaaatgcttagggacaaaaatgaaactcgtctcatagttgagggacgaaaagtatctttttgccatTTATCTATATGATGGCCAAGACATTTCCTTTTGGAAAACTTCTCTGGAACCAAATTAGCTAACACGCATGACAAGCTATATTGATGTTTCATTGACAAAATGTAGCCATTTGTCCTTCAACTCTATACACGTcgtttcatttttgtgcttaaacTTTTGTTTTCTCAATTTCGTGTTTGAGCTATGAGAAAGTATTTATTTCATCCTTTTAAGTGAGAAAGTCACCGAGAAATTCATGTGTGCCACTTATAAGGCTTATCGGAGAAGTCGTATGTCAACCACGCGTCAGTGCAATGACGAGAATTCTTCAACTATAAGAGCACAAGCAATGACTTAGCATTCTTTGGGACAACAAAACACCTTGAGACATGTGCACCTTGGGACATGTGCATATGTGACGTGACAAGGAATGGAAATGTTTTCTCTACAATGATTTCGGTCTAATGGCTTCACTTGTGCCCATTTCTTGCAGCATTCAATGCATGTGGGCTAGGTTTCCTCTAAAAGCAAGCCAGCATGAGGACAATCCAAACACTATTCCTCCATGCTTGGCCCATCAAATTTGAGCCAAGAAAAATCTATTATTGTAGTGCAAATTGAGTCCATGGCCCAACAAATTGCTAATCTCTAGGATCCATTGGCCAATAAAACATGCCCATTGCATGTGCTCTAAGGTCTATGAGCATCTTCATAGATGATGTTCGATGTGGTGTTCATTCATTCATGATTGACTTGCTGTGGGTTCTAAGTGGAGCTACCTAGAAATTGGATAAAGCCAGCTAGTTCTGTAAAATACAAAAATGGTACCAATTCAGTTCGTTCTATTGGTTTGCCACTCAGATTTCTATATTAACAATTACACAAGTATGATAGAATTTCTCACCAGAGAGAAAGAGCAAGAGTGCCAGCTTCAGCCAACACTTACAAGATTGCATAATATCCAACAATCTACTCAATTTTTATCAGCACCTTCATCAAATTCAGCAGAGCCCACAACTCTGAAATCAAGTTGCTTCTGATGCTTCAAGCGGCGGCGATCATCAAAAGCTTCCCACCCTTCAAACTATTGGTAAAATAATTTCACTGTATTTTCCAAGTAAGGATATTTGACAAAACATTGGAGGACAACAGAAGAACCCACCTGGCGTAGGGTATCGACTGTAATTTCAGTGTTATGAAGATCCAGGGTTGAGAGCTGGAGGCACATCTTGAATAATGTTGGAGGGAGATGCTTCAACCCATTGTTACCAAGGTGCAAAGCCTGCAAAGCGATTTCATACCCATTATTGGATGAATAGTATCTAAAGAATAGGTGAAAGTAGATGAGACGGGCACAATCCTCCAGAGTGAACAACCTAACTAGGTTTATCTACAAACGGATCAACCATGCAAGTGTGCGCTATATTAAACTCTGGGCCTAGCAAACAGAGTAACAAGAGGATACCTTTAAATTGCGCAAATTGCCAACTGCATCTGGTATAGCTGACAGAAGATTTGATGAAAGATCAACCTGCATCACGTAAAATAAGTCAACACTATACAGAAACCACAGATTGTGGAAAAGAAAATTGGCTCCCAACTTGTGTACCCCGCACAGTTTAATTGACTGCCTGGTGAAACCATAGGCAAATTTAACAAAGCTGCATTGGCCATACCTCTATTAGAGAACTACATTTCCCTATGCACGAAGGAATGTTGCTTAGCCTGACAAAAAGCACTTCAGGAATTATTGTCACAAACGAAATGCAGACAAGACGAAATGCAGACAAACCATGTGCAAAGGGGAAAACAACGCCCAACAGGGCAATAACTCATCCTTGTTTCCGAGATAATGCACGGATGATGGAAAGGAAAATTGTTATGACCATAAATGGTTACCTAGTTTTGaataccacaaaaaaaaatctgaaaatctTACCTGTTATTGTTAGCTTTCAGAACTTCAAGCTGGCTCAGAAACCCTATTTCAGTTGGGAGGCTAGTCAACTTGTTGTGGGCAATATGAAGTTGCCTCAAACATGTCAAAGCACCCAGAGAAGAAGGCAAGGTGGTTAAACTGCATACATGCAACACATCATCATACAATCTCATATTATTAATAATGATAGCACCTGCCTAGCATCAGTGTCTATCTTCCATATTGCCTTAACTCCCATTTAGATTAGAGAAAAATCATGGATAGAACAAGTTAGTCATTTACTCTAGCAAACTTCTTAATTAAAGCCCATCAACTTTATTTCATAGTTTATAACTATCTGCATTTTGTTAGGGTGAGCAATGAGAGCATTCCACGTAATGGCCATTCGATCGAGTGAACATTACCGGAAGAAACACAGAAACCACCTATCAAGCTAGGTAAATAGCATAAATTCTTCTATTTTTCAACACTTTGCCTATCGAAAAAATATAACCTGACCATAAGCATCAGAGATAGGAAACACTCACTTGTTTTGGCTAACAGATAGAACTGTTAGATACTTTAGAGATTTCAATCCTTCCCAGTCGATGGATTCATCCGATATAGCATTTGCATTCAGGAACAACTTCTGCAAAAAATTTTGACTTGCATGattcaaaaatataatttttctaaaaaagtgCTCAGTCAAGTAATTCAAATGGAAGACAAAAGAAGATGATTCTTTTACCTGCAGGGATTCCAAAGAGCCAATCTTGGTGGGGACATCTTGAACAGAGTTGTTGCTAATCTCAAGGACTCTTGCAAGAGATCCACAAGTCCACACATCATCGGGTATGGCCTTTTGGAGTTAAATAATTAGTTAGTTTAGTTGATATGAAAGCAATAATGAAACTCTGGTGCTTCGCACATTGTTGCCTTTTGTTTCCTCACTTGTTCACATATTTTGGTATACTATTGATTCAAAGCTGTAGAAAGTTAAGGACCTATAACTTTCTGTTGCTCACCGGctcaattatcatcattttcatatCAAATCCAATTTCTCAGTTAAGAAACAAAGGTACTTTATGTACTACTAACTTGCCATGGATACCTTGTAATACCAGTAAACAAAAGCAAGGCACATGTGTttcaactaagaacactaactcaAATATATGCTCATACATGAAAAACTGGCCCCTCATAAGTCAAATTTACCAATATCGACATTTGCCTCTCCGCTGTGTGGGGAAAGGCTCCATACATCTCGCCCTGCCGCCCCACCTCTACTGTGGGAGTCTTCTACATGGGTTTTGTTAACCTTTACCATTACCAATACAAACATGTGTAAAACTGTTTTAGGTGCACCAAATCAAGTAATGATATAAATTAAATTGCAATGCTCATACCCAACACATTACTCATTGGATGCGTATGAACATATTCTAAATCAAGTATTCAACacaaaatcatccataaatgaATCAACAGAAATTGGATCGCCGACGCGCCGTACCTTCAAGTTGCGATCAGCCAATGCGATAACACCAGTAATCTTCCATCGCTCCACGTGATTCTTCTCAACCTTAACATCCTCCTTCATCTTCAGTAGTTCATCAACATTCCCAGTCCTAACCGGTCGAATTTGAGCTTTGTTTAGTATAGGGCCATCCTGTTCAAATTAATCCGAAACTTTAATAAATTACTGTTTTTTATATAAGCATCAGAACAGTATATACTGTTACTGTTACTTCACAGCAATGTCCCAAGTATAAGATGATTTCACGGCAGCAAATTCTCTCCTACTTCTTAGCGTTTACATATTCCCTAGTAAAGCTAgttttgacaaaaaaagaaaatcatacaGAACATACTTGTTTGCATGTTTCCCAAAGTACCAAGCAGAGCGTGAACTTATCATCAACTCCAGAAATCAAACGGACTCATATTGATGATTTTAAGAAAGAATGAAACAAATGAGCGCATATTAACCTGTAAAAATAGATTGAAAAATCGTCGAAAGTAAGCCAGGATATTAGGTTAAAAAATGGaattaccccttgatgcaaaccCTGAGTGGCAATGAGCATGACGTTAGCCCCATTTGTGACCCCCGACTCTCTCACGGTCATCGCATCCACCAGCACCCTCCCTGGGAGCAGTAAACCACAAAACGGAAGCTCGTTTACTACTTAAAGCAATTTTTTAGTTTTATCTTTTACATAAATATAAGAGTAACGGACCTTTGAAGATGAGTTTCTGGCCTCGCGGAAGAACATTAGTGAGAGGTTGGAGAAGCGATTTGAGGTCTTTGATTGTTGAATCTGGCATGACTGAGATTGGAATAGATCTTCCCCCGAATTTTACCTTGATAGTAACCATGCTCGAACAGGATTGTGGCTTTAATTCGCCGGCGGCCGCATCAGTTTTGCCGGTCTCCATCTTCGTCGTTTGATTACGGGTTAGAGTTTGGAGGCAGAGATAAATgcactgaaaaaaaaattgtgtaatAAAGTGGCAAATGCTGTAAATTTCCTTTTtggcaaaatataacatttgagCTCAACTATACCTCAATTATTTAGCATATTGAAGTAATCTTAATTGAAAACTTTGACAAACGTGAATAATATTATCTTTAAACTATTAatgtttaatatttttaatacttAAACTATACAATAAAATagttttaggatttttttttttttgaggaaatagTTTTAGGATTTTGAAGAGTTAGGTATTTTGGGGATTTTATGAGATGATTGGTGTACGATTTAAGCGAAGTGGGATGACAGGTATAAAAATTACGTTAACTGGGATGCCGCGTATGATTTTTCTAATGTTGGAATCATTTAAGGAACGAACGGGGGACCtttgaatagttgagggatgattttaagagtaaaaaaaatttaaggacaaaaacaaaaataagggTACAATTAAgggaccaaatatatatttttgtcatttccttttttatgttttgaattagttaaacaatttataattaaataatttcaaaattggCATTCTTCCAAAATTGTCATGAGAATGGAGAGCTAGGACTTTCAATTACAGTATAATGTGtcggataatgcttgagacccctaaaagaactcatttaatgtgaagtgttgaaTGCGAAATGGACCCaatatgtatatttttaatcaatgactattttaatgtcacataaatttgagggacttttgggggttaCATTTGAGAGGTCTGTAGCATTGTCCTAGTACGCCTTGCAAATGCCATTATACTTGATTCTTCCGACACCACTTCGTCCATTTGAACATTCTGCTTAAAACTCCACCTAAATGTACAAAGTCATCTACATGTGAAAACCAAACATCAGTAGCAACTGATGGGTATGACTGTAAAGACCAAAGATCGTCATCCAACTTAGTCAACATTGATCGCGAATCAATGACAGGTAAAGCCTAACTACTGCTAATATATCATTCCTATTATCGTAATTAACACCAATAACAAGTGTCTCTCCCGATATTGATATACAATCTCAAGTCGTCTTGATcaaggttcttaaaaccggaccggtcatcaaaccggaaaagtcttcggttcacggttcaaaggttcaaccggggttcaaaccgggttcgaaccggttttaatgtaatgaattatttatatata belongs to Tripterygium wilfordii isolate XIE 37 chromosome 2, ASM1340144v1, whole genome shotgun sequence and includes:
- the LOC120014181 gene encoding LRR repeats and ubiquitin-like domain-containing protein At2g30105 isoform X1, which codes for METGKTDAAAGELKPQSCSSMVTIKVKFGGRSIPISVMPDSTIKDLKSLLQPLTNVLPRGQKLIFKGRVLVDAMTVRESGVTNGANVMLIATQGLHQGDGPILNKAQIRPVRTGNVDELLKMKEDVKVEKNHVERWKITGVIALADRNLKAIPDDVWTCGSLARVLEISNNSVQDVPTKIGSLESLQKLFLNANAISDESIDWEGLKSLKYLTVLSVSQNNLTTLPSSLGALTCLRQLHIAHNKLTSLPTEIGFLSQLEVLKANNNRLSNIPSCIGKCSSLIEVDLSSNLLSAIPDAVGNLRNLKALHLGNNGLKHLPPTLFKMCLQLSTLDLHNTEITVDTLRQFEGWEAFDDRRRLKHQKQLDFRVVGSAEFDEGADKN
- the LOC120014181 gene encoding LRR repeats and ubiquitin-like domain-containing protein At2g30105 isoform X2; the protein is METGKTDAAAGELKPQSCSSMVTIKVKFGGRSIPISVMPDSTIKDLKSLLQPLTNVLPRGQKLIFKGRVLVDAMTVRESGVTNGANVMLIATQGLHQGDGPILNKAQIRPVRTGNVDELLKMKEDVKVEKNHVERWKITGVIALADRNLKAIPDDVWTCGSLARVLEISNNSVQDVPTKIGSLESLQKLFLNANAISDESIDWEGLKSLKYLTVLSVSQNNLTTLPSSLGALTCLRQLHIAHNKLTSLPTEIGFLSQLEVLKANNNRLSNIPSCIGKCSSLIEVDLSSNLLSAIPDAVGNLRNLKALHLGNNGLKHLPPTLFKMCLQLSTLDLHNTEITVDTLRQGGKLLMIAAA